A part of Helicobacter fennelliae genomic DNA contains:
- a CDS encoding DNA methyltransferase, whose protein sequence is MSFENDKNAITHKLIIGDNYPALLNLLITYREKIKMIYIDPPYGKDDLGEFAKTNYENAITRDNLLSMLKPRLEIAKMLLKDDGVLFCSIDDRNQAYVKCLFDDIFGERNFIFSAPRVVKKGIIT, encoded by the coding sequence TTGAGCTTTGAAAATGACAAAAATGCCATTACGCACAAGCTCATCATAGGCGACAATTACCCCGCACTTTTGAATTTGCTTATCACTTACCGCGAAAAAATCAAAATGATTTATATCGACCCGCCTTATGGTAAGGACGATTTAGGTGAGTTTGCCAAAACCAACTACGAAAACGCCATTACGCGCGATAATTTGCTTTCTATGTTAAAGCCACGCCTAGAAATCGCTAAAATGCTTTTAAAAGATGATGGCGTCCTCTTTTGCAGTATAGATGATAGAAATCAAGCGTATGTGAAATGCCTTTTTGATGATATTTTTGGGGAGAGAAATTTTATTTTTTCTGCACCACGAGTTGTAAAAAAGGGCATCATCACCTAA
- a CDS encoding L,D-transpeptidase family protein, producing the protein MKIIYGLVLLCVTALAIDKDTIKIIQTYRMANIEQTKELLESYLQKRDFWLGVLGDYDTNYGYFEGYNFLFISNKQIPNLSLYEINPNGKFRLIREIPALVAAGKGNKRLEGDKTTPIGVYDFTKKLSGLPPYYGPLAFATDYPNNYDKSQKRTGSGIWIHGLPLDGNREELNTKGCIAIKNDVLAEFGRIVDYKQALIIIYEKDFRVPKKEEIADILATLYAWRMAWINNDLESYLGFYSKDFIRPDGMKFNAFSEYKKQVFAKREEKSIIFSDISVVPYPNEEGRIMFRVSFNQDYKAYKNGKNTYSSNNYKILYISYENNQMKIISE; encoded by the coding sequence ATGAAAATTATATATGGCTTAGTATTGCTTTGTGTAACTGCATTAGCAATCGACAAAGACACGATAAAAATTATTCAAACATATCGAATGGCAAATATAGAGCAAACAAAAGAATTGCTTGAGTCCTACCTTCAGAAACGGGATTTTTGGCTGGGGGTTTTGGGTGATTATGATACAAATTATGGCTATTTTGAGGGGTATAATTTTTTATTTATATCAAACAAGCAGATTCCAAATTTAAGTCTTTATGAGATTAATCCTAATGGAAAGTTTCGCCTTATCCGTGAGATTCCGGCACTTGTCGCAGCAGGGAAGGGCAATAAACGACTTGAAGGCGATAAAACAACGCCCATTGGCGTGTATGACTTCACAAAGAAGTTAAGTGGTTTGCCTCCATATTATGGACCTTTGGCGTTTGCTACGGATTATCCAAATAATTATGACAAATCGCAAAAACGAACAGGCTCTGGAATCTGGATTCATGGATTACCACTTGATGGTAATCGAGAAGAGCTCAATACAAAAGGTTGTATTGCGATTAAAAATGATGTTTTGGCAGAGTTTGGTAGGATTGTTGATTATAAACAAGCGTTGATTATCATTTATGAAAAAGACTTTAGAGTGCCCAAAAAAGAGGAGATAGCTGATATATTAGCTACGCTTTATGCGTGGAGAATGGCTTGGATTAATAATGATCTAGAATCTTATCTTGGATTCTACTCCAAAGATTTTATCCGCCCAGATGGTATGAAGTTTAATGCCTTTTCTGAATACAAAAAACAAGTCTTTGCCAAACGCGAGGAAAAAAGCATTATTTTTAGTGATATAAGCGTTGTTCCGTATCCAAATGAAGAGGGGCGGATTATGTTTCGGGTGAGCTTTAATCAAGATTACAAAGCCTATAAAAATGGCAAAAATACATACTCTTCAAATAATTATAAGATTCTCTATATTTCTTATGAAAATAATCAAATGAAAATCATAAGTGAGTAG
- the fliP gene encoding flagellar type III secretion system pore protein FliP (The bacterial flagellar biogenesis protein FliP forms a type III secretion system (T3SS)-type pore required for flagellar assembly.) encodes MLSSLNAAPTIPSVNLSLSAPDTPKQLVTSLNVVVVLTLLILAPSLVLVMTSFMRLIIVFSFLRTALGTQQSPPTQILVSLALVLTFFIMEPIGKEAYNAGIKPYINEQIGYEEAFEKSSEPFKKFMLKNTRQKDLALFYRIRDLPNPQTQNDVPLTIAIPAFMVSELKTAFMIGFLLYLPFLVIDMVVSSILMAMGMMMVPPVMISLPFKILIFVLVDGFNLLIGSLVQSFK; translated from the coding sequence ATGCTAAGTAGCCTTAATGCCGCTCCGACAATCCCTAGTGTCAATCTCTCTTTAAGCGCGCCTGATACTCCAAAACAGCTTGTAACATCGCTCAATGTTGTTGTTGTTTTGACGCTTTTGATTCTCGCGCCATCTCTTGTGCTTGTGATGACAAGCTTTATGAGGCTTATTATTGTTTTTTCGTTTTTGCGCACAGCGTTAGGCACACAGCAATCCCCGCCGACACAGATTCTGGTATCTTTGGCTTTGGTGCTGACTTTTTTCATTATGGAGCCAATCGGCAAAGAAGCGTATAATGCGGGCATAAAGCCATATATCAATGAGCAAATCGGATATGAGGAAGCTTTTGAAAAATCAAGCGAGCCATTCAAAAAATTTATGCTCAAAAACACACGCCAAAAAGATTTGGCTTTGTTTTATAGAATCCGCGATCTGCCAAACCCACAAACCCAAAATGATGTCCCGCTAACTATCGCAATTCCTGCATTTATGGTGAGTGAGCTTAAGACGGCATTTATGATAGGGTTTTTATTGTATCTGCCATTTTTGGTGATTGATATGGTGGTAAGCTCGATTTTGATGGCAATGGGTATGATGATGGTGCCACCGGTTATGATTTCTTTGCCATTTAAGATTCTGATTTTTGTGCTTGTCGATGGGTTTAATTTACTCATCGGCTCTTTGGTGCAAAGCTTTAAGTAA
- a CDS encoding sulfate adenylyltransferase dissimilatory-type has product MESYAKNKQLHIDKEALYSLALVQEGLLYPTKGLANKQIFQTMKDSDTYFSSPFVLNPSGKRNQEVIQSAQTNQILDIVVENHIVGYIQVEEVFTINKQDRIKQLGGGTTQTQAIQKIQNRLGEYAIYGQYKVKCDDVKKPKQNLQDKIKQYQAKKITAIILDGSVFHRAYEKLIRDELESSDLVVIFLLKPYTDTIIDYELRRKCLDFALEHFLINERVCIIPLDDTYLFMSQNKILLHAIIAKNYGCTHFVANEAQPNLSMFYHKNIPHSILDEIKGIQTKIKPNYAYCNVCKMLINNITCSHGHHHQINYNTESILEFYQLGLLPPAILVRPEISAIILSSLYPNRFSNLQKLYYDLVPLNDGILTQKNEQDFYIELMRLYQTSALT; this is encoded by the coding sequence ATGGAATCTTACGCAAAAAATAAACAACTTCATATCGACAAAGAAGCCCTGTATTCGCTTGCATTAGTCCAAGAGGGGCTTTTATACCCCACAAAGGGGCTTGCAAATAAACAGATTTTTCAGACAATGAAAGATTCTGATACTTACTTCTCAAGTCCTTTTGTCCTAAACCCCTCCGGAAAAAGAAACCAAGAAGTGATCCAATCAGCCCAAACCAACCAAATACTTGATATTGTCGTAGAAAATCATATTGTCGGATATATTCAGGTTGAAGAAGTATTTACGATCAATAAACAAGACAGAATCAAACAACTCGGCGGAGGCACCACACAAACTCAAGCCATACAAAAAATCCAGAATCGACTCGGTGAATACGCTATCTATGGTCAATACAAAGTCAAATGCGATGATGTCAAAAAGCCCAAACAAAATCTCCAAGATAAAATCAAGCAGTATCAAGCCAAAAAAATTACAGCAATCATTCTTGATGGATCGGTTTTTCATAGAGCATACGAAAAGCTGATACGAGATGAGCTTGAATCCTCTGATTTGGTGGTGATTTTTTTACTCAAACCATACACTGATACGATTATTGATTATGAATTGCGAAGAAAATGCCTCGATTTTGCTTTGGAGCATTTTCTTATCAATGAGAGAGTGTGTATTATTCCGCTTGATGATACATATTTGTTTATGAGCCAAAACAAAATCCTCCTTCATGCAATCATCGCCAAAAATTATGGCTGCACGCATTTCGTCGCCAATGAGGCACAGCCTAATTTATCAATGTTTTATCACAAAAACATACCGCATTCTATTTTAGATGAAATCAAAGGAATCCAAACCAAAATCAAGCCAAATTATGCGTATTGCAATGTCTGCAAAATGCTTATCAACAATATCACCTGTTCGCATGGGCATCATCATCAAATCAATTACAACACAGAATCTATTTTGGAATTTTATCAATTAGGGCTTTTGCCACCGGCTATTTTAGTGCGACCAGAGATTTCAGCGATAATCCTCTCTTCTTTATACCCCAATCGCTTCAGCAATCTCCAAAAGCTCTATTATGATCTCGTGCCTTTAAATGACGGAATCCTCACGCAAAAAAACGAGCAAGATTTTTATATAGAGCTTATGCGCTTATATCAAACTTCTGCGCTGACTTGA
- a CDS encoding two-component regulator, which produces MKLLILENETYLAQSIAGKLSDVGYECTISQTIPNKQVDYETILISSNIYDAYCEQFIKNHSDSIIIMMISYISDDTVSKPILAGAKDYVLKPFMIDELVRKITHYHNYHLTKKTLDFFNSYFDFVQNALNIPAPLPYNPPFIIQSTSQRSADIYAMKYAKEKNILLDFVTLKSINYKNIFKNPPPKNKIYYITNLEDLKKQDKKEFLELASKYPLIISFISTDKISFPQVIDISDIPNTQELGGEIMSVKDYVKTIITKFENRYPDIELARKLGMSRKSLWEKRKKYGILRKK; this is translated from the coding sequence ATGAAACTTTTAATTCTAGAGAATGAAACATATCTCGCACAAAGTATCGCAGGAAAATTAAGTGATGTAGGATATGAATGCACAATTAGTCAAACTATCCCAAATAAGCAAGTGGATTATGAGACTATTTTAATTTCATCAAATATATATGATGCATATTGCGAGCAGTTTATCAAAAACCATTCAGATTCTATTATCATTATGATGATTTCTTACATTAGCGATGATACGGTGAGTAAGCCTATTTTGGCTGGGGCAAAGGATTATGTGCTAAAGCCTTTTATGATTGATGAGCTAGTGAGAAAAATAACGCATTATCATAATTACCACCTCACCAAAAAAACGCTTGATTTTTTTAATTCGTATTTTGACTTTGTCCAAAACGCGCTCAATATTCCAGCTCCCCTACCCTACAATCCGCCATTTATCATTCAAAGCACATCTCAACGAAGCGCAGATATTTATGCTATGAAATACGCCAAAGAAAAAAACATCTTGCTTGATTTTGTAACGCTTAAATCCATAAATTACAAAAATATATTTAAAAATCCGCCACCAAAAAATAAAATTTACTACATCACCAATCTTGAAGATCTCAAAAAACAAGACAAAAAAGAATTCTTAGAATTAGCCAGCAAATATCCGCTCATCATCTCGTTTATCTCCACTGACAAAATCTCTTTTCCTCAAGTTATAGATATTTCTGATATTCCTAATACTCAAGAGTTAGGCGGAGAAATTATGTCTGTGAAAGATTATGTCAAAACCATTATCACGAAGTTTGAAAATCGCTATCCTGATATTGAATTAGCGCGAAAATTAGGAATGAGTAGAAAAAGCTTATGGGAAAAAAGAAAAAAATATGGAATCTTACGCAAAAAATAA
- a CDS encoding bifunctional 2-C-methyl-D-erythritol 4-phosphate cytidylyltransferase/2-C-methyl-D-erythritol 2,4-cyclodiphosphate synthase yields MLKQTKNHSNTLPNIHTLPTTLVLMAAGDSLRFRQDIKTKQHKIKKQWLRLKENKPLWLFVADKLARLYPFEHIIITASESDYRYMCKMCDYQIIKGGITRQESLRNALEQVQTEHVLVSDVARFNVSQEIIDALFSLMIQEQYDCIAPTIGIADTIYYDTEYINRDKLLRIQTPQLSKTQILKLAINTYQSTDESSIIAKIGGKVGYIQGNEKLAKLTFKQDLQALESFIDNDSFVYVGNGIDIHGFEKGKKMMLGGVEIQSDVGFKAHSDGDVLLHSIADSILGAMGAGDIGEWFPDTDETFKNADSAILLRQIYDFAKSVGFKILNLDVTILAQTPKISPYKKAIQSRLSEILEIPLFALNIKATTAEKLGFIGREEGVCVLSSVSLKTINLKEIINETFNSRE; encoded by the coding sequence ATGCTCAAACAAACCAAAAATCACAGCAATACATTGCCAAACATTCATACTTTACCAACGACACTTGTTTTGATGGCAGCAGGGGATTCTCTTCGCTTTAGGCAAGACATCAAAACCAAGCAGCACAAAATCAAAAAACAATGGTTGCGTCTTAAAGAAAATAAACCATTGTGGCTTTTTGTAGCTGATAAACTCGCGCGATTGTATCCATTTGAGCATATCATCATCACCGCTTCAGAATCTGATTATCGCTATATGTGTAAAATGTGCGATTACCAGATAATCAAAGGCGGAATCACGCGTCAAGAATCCTTACGCAACGCCTTAGAACAGGTGCAAACAGAACATGTGCTGGTTAGTGATGTGGCGCGTTTTAATGTCTCACAAGAAATCATTGACGCCCTATTCTCTCTTATGATACAAGAGCAATATGACTGCATAGCACCAACCATAGGCATTGCAGATACGATCTATTATGATACAGAATACATCAATCGAGACAAACTCCTAAGAATCCAAACCCCCCAACTCTCCAAAACACAAATCCTTAAACTTGCCATAAATACATATCAAAGCACTGATGAGAGTTCGATTATCGCAAAAATAGGCGGAAAAGTAGGCTACATACAAGGCAATGAAAAATTAGCCAAACTCACATTTAAGCAAGATTTACAAGCATTAGAATCTTTTATTGATAATGACTCTTTTGTATATGTGGGTAATGGTATTGATATACATGGCTTTGAAAAAGGCAAAAAAATGATGCTTGGTGGCGTGGAGATCCAAAGTGATGTCGGATTCAAGGCTCATAGTGATGGTGATGTTTTGCTCCATAGTATCGCGGATTCTATCCTTGGGGCTATGGGAGCTGGTGATATTGGCGAGTGGTTTCCTGATACAGATGAGACATTCAAAAATGCAGATTCTGCAATACTTTTAAGGCAAATTTATGATTTTGCCAAAAGTGTCGGGTTTAAAATCCTCAATCTTGATGTAACGATCCTCGCGCAAACCCCAAAGATTTCACCTTACAAAAAAGCTATCCAATCTCGCTTGAGTGAGATTTTGGAGATTCCTCTTTTTGCTCTAAATATCAAAGCCACAACAGCTGAAAAACTTGGCTTTATAGGGCGAGAAGAAGGGGTATGTGTCCTAAGTAGCGTAAGTCTAAAAACTATCAATCTAAAGGAGATTATAAATGAAACTTTTAATTCTAGAGAATGA
- the pseB gene encoding UDP-N-acetylglucosamine 4,6-dehydratase (inverting), producing the protein MLNGKNILITGGTGSFGKKFVQMVLKNYNPAKVIVYSRDELKQYEMSAVFNDKRMRYFIGDVRDLERLNLAMSGVDICIHAAALKHVPIAEYNPTECIKTNIDGASNVIAACLNHSVSHIIALSTDKAANPINLYGATKLCSDKLFVSANNIKGAKKSKFSVVRYGNVVGSRGSVIPFFKNLIQNGAKEIPITDERMTRFFITLEQGVDFVIKNLQRMHGGEIFVPKIPSMKMVDLALALAPNLPIKIIGIRPGEKLHEVMIPNDDSRHCYEFDDFYLLEPSILFQTPINYGITANGQKGVKLKDEFEYSSDKNTLWLSKEEILEMASRI; encoded by the coding sequence ATGCTTAATGGTAAAAATATCCTCATTACCGGAGGAACAGGAAGTTTTGGTAAAAAATTTGTCCAAATGGTTCTCAAAAACTATAACCCAGCAAAAGTTATCGTATATAGCAGAGATGAGCTGAAGCAATATGAAATGAGTGCCGTATTTAACGATAAAAGAATGCGATATTTTATAGGAGATGTTAGAGATTTGGAGAGATTAAATCTCGCTATGAGTGGCGTGGATATTTGTATCCATGCTGCCGCGCTCAAGCATGTCCCCATCGCTGAATACAACCCCACAGAATGTATCAAAACCAATATTGATGGCGCAAGTAATGTCATCGCCGCATGCCTTAATCACAGCGTCTCACACATCATCGCCCTATCCACAGACAAAGCTGCTAATCCTATCAATCTCTATGGAGCGACAAAGCTTTGTAGCGATAAGCTTTTTGTAAGTGCAAACAACATCAAAGGCGCAAAAAAATCTAAATTTAGCGTTGTGCGATATGGAAATGTCGTAGGAAGCAGAGGAAGTGTTATTCCGTTTTTTAAGAATCTTATCCAAAATGGCGCAAAAGAGATTCCAATCACTGATGAGCGAATGACAAGGTTTTTTATCACGCTTGAGCAGGGTGTTGATTTTGTGATTAAAAACCTTCAGAGAATGCATGGAGGAGAGATTTTTGTGCCTAAGATTCCGAGTATGAAAATGGTCGATTTAGCCCTAGCTCTCGCCCCAAATCTACCGATAAAAATCATAGGTATTCGTCCCGGAGAAAAGCTTCATGAAGTGATGATTCCAAATGATGATTCTAGACATTGCTATGAGTTTGATGATTTTTATCTCTTGGAGCCAAGCATTTTGTTTCAAACCCCTATAAATTATGGAATCACTGCAAATGGACAAAAAGGGGTAAAACTCAAAGATGAATTTGAATACTCAAGCGATAAAAATACGCTATGGCTAAGTAAGGAAGAGATTCTTGAGATGGCTTCTAGAATCTAG
- a CDS encoding EI24 domain-containing protein, with protein MSIIQKSWRDFLSPAMIALNVLPVVFGIVFWAVILFYFSDNLLGFINRFFPISWQNQLLISDSFLTNIMKGTIYVILYAFLGFFVVVFACVGNMFVSLFYTPLVVRYVYSKHYPTLPKPKGISLFDSLKAFFKMFVLFCAGLVVCIPFLFMPFVGAIVMLIPHFIFFYKATLFDVGTEILGKQNYEHFMQEKNNKLQIAFAAYALGFIPVFNFFAPLLQILIFTHFCFANQALLESSEPDSKS; from the coding sequence ATGTCTATTATTCAAAAAAGTTGGCGTGATTTTTTAAGTCCTGCCATGATTGCACTTAATGTTTTACCTGTTGTGTTTGGAATTGTGTTTTGGGCGGTGATATTGTTTTATTTTTCAGACAATCTTTTGGGCTTTATCAATCGGTTTTTTCCAATATCGTGGCAAAATCAGCTTCTTATTAGCGATTCGTTTTTAACAAACATTATGAAAGGCACTATTTATGTCATTTTGTATGCGTTTTTGGGGTTTTTTGTGGTGGTTTTTGCGTGCGTTGGCAATATGTTTGTCTCGCTATTTTATACGCCACTTGTTGTTCGGTATGTTTATTCTAAGCACTACCCTACTCTTCCCAAGCCCAAGGGCATCTCTTTGTTTGATTCTCTGAAGGCATTTTTCAAGATGTTTGTGCTATTTTGTGCGGGGCTTGTGGTTTGTATCCCTTTTTTGTTTATGCCATTTGTCGGGGCAATCGTGATGTTAATACCACATTTTATATTTTTTTATAAGGCGACTTTGTTTGATGTAGGCACAGAGATTTTAGGCAAGCAAAATTACGAACATTTTATGCAAGAAAAAAACAATAAACTTCAAATTGCCTTTGCCGCTTATGCTTTGGGATTTATTCCTGTGTTTAATTTTTTTGCACCATTGCTTCAGATTCTCATTTTTACACATTTTTGTTTTGCAAACCAAGCATTGCTTGAATCAAGCGAGCCTGATAGCAAAAGTTAA
- a CDS encoding peptidase U32 family protein has translation MTKKVQLLSPAGNLHKLTIALTYGADAVYGGVSHFSLRNRAGKDFSYEDFAKGVEYTHSLGKKIYVTINGFPFNNQLKLLESHIAKMAELNPDAFIVAAPGVVRLAKKIAPHIPIHLSTQANVLNILDAEVFYEMGVKRIVAARELSLKDAVEIKKALPNLEIEIFVHGSMCFAFSGRCLISSLQNGRVPNRGSCANDCRFDYEYYVRNPDNGVMLRLEEEEGVGTHIFNAKDLNLASHIKEILDSGAVDALKIEGRTKSVYYAAITARTYRNALNDYYAGKECDSAHYQAELHTLKNRGFTDGYLVRRPFERLDTQNHKSAISDGDYQVSAEVDESGERALCRHTIRIGESKEIVAPLDSVITECKGKNGEIYKQNDKYFMRFDKILLKNGKEVESIHSGNTNFIMLPCKLPPYSFLREKLPYLSESKLESKS, from the coding sequence ATGACAAAAAAAGTCCAACTCCTCTCTCCAGCAGGAAATCTACACAAACTCACCATAGCACTTACTTATGGCGCAGATGCTGTGTATGGAGGCGTGAGCCATTTTTCATTACGCAATCGTGCGGGCAAGGATTTTAGCTATGAGGACTTTGCAAAAGGTGTGGAATACACGCATTCTTTAGGTAAAAAAATTTATGTAACGATTAATGGCTTTCCTTTTAATAATCAACTCAAGCTTCTAGAATCCCACATCGCCAAAATGGCAGAGCTTAATCCTGATGCTTTTATCGTGGCAGCTCCGGGTGTCGTAAGGCTTGCCAAAAAAATCGCCCCGCACATTCCTATCCACCTCTCCACGCAAGCAAATGTGTTAAATATTCTTGATGCGGAAGTGTTTTATGAAATGGGCGTGAAGCGCATAGTCGCAGCGCGTGAGCTTAGCCTCAAAGACGCAGTAGAGATAAAAAAAGCTTTGCCAAATTTAGAGATTGAAATTTTTGTGCATGGAAGTATGTGTTTTGCGTTTTCTGGACGTTGCCTTATCTCAAGCCTCCAAAATGGGCGCGTGCCAAATCGCGGAAGCTGTGCGAATGACTGCCGATTTGATTATGAATATTATGTGAGAAATCCCGATAATGGCGTGATGTTGCGGCTTGAAGAAGAAGAGGGTGTAGGCACGCATATTTTTAATGCAAAAGATCTCAATCTCGCAAGCCATATCAAAGAGATTTTAGATTCTGGTGCAGTCGATGCGCTCAAGATAGAAGGGCGCACAAAGAGCGTGTATTATGCTGCGATCACTGCGCGCACTTACAGAAATGCACTTAATGACTACTACGCAGGCAAAGAATGCGATAGCGCACACTACCAAGCAGAGCTTCATACATTGAAAAATAGGGGCTTTACAGATGGCTATCTTGTGCGTCGTCCATTTGAGCGACTTGACACACAAAACCACAAAAGTGCTATCAGTGATGGCGATTATCAAGTGAGTGCTGAAGTTGATGAAAGCGGTGAGAGGGCATTATGCAGACATACCATACGCATAGGAGAATCTAAAGAGATTGTCGCACCATTAGATTCTGTCATTACTGAATGCAAGGGCAAAAATGGAGAAATCTATAAGCAAAATGATAAATATTTTATGCGATTTGACAAGATTTTGCTTAAAAATGGTAAAGAGGTAGAATCTATCCATAGTGGCAATACAAATTTTATTATGCTTCCATGCAAGCTTCCTCCTTATAGTTTTTTGCGAGAGAAGTTGCCGTATTTATCAGAATCTAAACTAGAATCTAAATCGTAA
- the prfB gene encoding peptide chain release factor 2: MDSYEYGELLKNLQNKCENIQKIIQPESIQQQLKEIEALEQDPRFWEDTKQAGETSKKKSILLKMLEEYRKIEQNLKDCSELFEIALSQEDNATLELLFQESHQLEHSVTQLELIVMLSGEHDGANAIITIQPGAGGTESQDWASMLYRMYLRWSERRGFKVELLDYQDGEEAGIKGAAFLIKGENAYGYAKVENGVHRLVRISPFDSNAKRHTSFASVQVSPELDDDIQVEIEDKDIRIDTYRASGAGGQHVNKTESAIRITHLPTGIVVQCQNDRSQHKNKATALKMLQSKLYELERLKQQGEVDSKDLSEIGWGHQIRSYVLAPYQQVKDLRSSKAYSNVEAILDGDIDNIIEDVLVYQNTIN, from the coding sequence ATGGATTCTTATGAGTATGGAGAATTGCTTAAAAATCTCCAAAATAAATGCGAAAATATACAAAAAATCATTCAGCCTGAAAGCATACAACAGCAACTCAAAGAGATAGAAGCACTCGAGCAAGATCCGAGATTTTGGGAAGATACCAAGCAGGCTGGAGAGACTAGCAAAAAAAAGTCAATACTGCTAAAAATGCTTGAAGAATATCGAAAAATAGAGCAGAATCTAAAAGATTGTTCTGAACTTTTTGAAATAGCCCTTAGTCAAGAAGATAATGCGACTTTGGAGTTGCTATTTCAAGAATCTCATCAGCTCGAACATAGCGTAACGCAACTAGAGCTTATCGTAATGCTAAGTGGCGAGCATGATGGCGCAAATGCGATTATCACCATTCAGCCCGGCGCTGGCGGGACAGAATCGCAGGACTGGGCGAGTATGCTCTATCGTATGTATCTGCGCTGGAGCGAGCGGCGGGGATTCAAAGTCGAGCTGCTTGATTATCAAGATGGCGAGGAGGCGGGCATTAAGGGTGCTGCGTTTCTCATAAAGGGCGAGAATGCCTATGGCTACGCAAAGGTAGAAAATGGCGTGCATCGCTTGGTGAGAATCTCACCCTTTGATTCAAACGCTAAGCGCCACACAAGCTTTGCAAGCGTGCAGGTAAGCCCTGAGCTTGATGATGATATACAAGTAGAGATTGAGGATAAAGACATCCGCATAGATACCTATCGCGCCAGCGGTGCGGGCGGACAGCATGTCAATAAAACAGAATCTGCCATTAGAATCACGCATTTGCCAACCGGCATTGTCGTGCAGTGCCAAAATGACCGCTCTCAGCACAAAAACAAAGCCACTGCGCTAAAAATGCTCCAAAGCAAGCTCTATGAGCTAGAGCGGCTTAAACAGCAGGGCGAAGTGGATTCTAAAGATTTGAGCGAGATTGGCTGGGGGCATCAGATCCGCTCCTATGTGCTCGCACCCTATCAGCAGGTAAAGGATCTGCGCTCAAGCAAAGCATATAGCAATGTTGAGGCTATACTTGATGGCGATATAGACAATATCATCGAAGATGTGCTTGTCTATCAAAATACAATAAACTAA